In Polaribacter sp. Hel_I_88, the following proteins share a genomic window:
- the fabD gene encoding ACP S-malonyltransferase: MKAYIFPGQGAQFSGMGLDLYEKFPLAQEYFEKANDILGFSITDIMFEGTAEQLKETKVTQPAIFLHSVILAKVLGDSFQPAMVAGHSLGELSALVAIGVLSFEDGLELVSKRALAMQNACETQKSTMAAIIGLEDTIVEEFCAEVDGVVVAANYNCPGQLVISGEVEAVEKACEILKEKGAKMAVVLPVGGAFHSPLMEPAREELAAAIEATTFNEPICPVYQNVAAMAINDAATIKGNLVAQLTAPVKWTQCIQAMIADGATEFIEVGPGKVLQGLMRKIDRKVAASGAAV; this comes from the coding sequence ATGAAAGCATATATTTTTCCAGGACAAGGAGCACAATTTTCAGGAATGGGATTGGATTTATACGAGAAATTTCCATTAGCACAAGAATATTTCGAAAAAGCAAATGATATTTTAGGGTTTTCAATTACAGACATTATGTTTGAAGGAACTGCTGAACAATTGAAAGAAACGAAAGTTACACAACCTGCTATTTTTTTACATTCGGTGATTTTAGCGAAGGTTTTGGGTGATTCTTTTCAGCCAGCAATGGTTGCTGGACATTCTTTAGGGGAATTATCGGCTTTGGTTGCAATTGGAGTTTTATCTTTTGAAGATGGTTTGGAATTGGTTTCAAAAAGAGCTTTGGCAATGCAAAATGCGTGTGAAACACAAAAATCTACAATGGCTGCAATTATTGGTTTAGAAGATACTATAGTTGAGGAATTTTGTGCAGAGGTTGATGGAGTGGTGGTAGCTGCAAATTATAATTGTCCAGGTCAATTAGTGATTTCAGGAGAAGTAGAAGCTGTTGAAAAAGCTTGCGAAATATTAAAAGAAAAAGGTGCAAAAATGGCTGTAGTGTTGCCTGTTGGTGGTGCATTTCATTCGCCTTTAATGGAGCCTGCAAGAGAGGAGTTAGCTGCTGCAATTGAAGCAACAACTTTTAACGAACCAATTTGTCCAGTTTATCAAAATGTAGCTGCAATGGCTATAAATGATGCTGCAACTATAAAAGGAAATTTAGTAGCTCAATTGACTGCGCCTGTAAAATGGACACAATGTATCCAAGCAATGATTGCTGATGGAGCAACCGAATTTATAGAAGTTGGCCCAGGAAAAGTATTACAAGGTTTAATGCGTAAAATTGATAGAAAAGTTGCTGCAAGTGGAGCTGCTGTTTAG